A single Carnobacterium inhibens subsp. inhibens DSM 13024 DNA region contains:
- a CDS encoding glycosyltransferase: MKDNKKILYLAAVLFSVIYLVWRLFFTLPLSGSLFALIFGIALWVSEVVSNFTAFILIWSKSKEKILEKPVLENEEYPHVDVIIATHNEDVDLLYKTVNACVHMEYPDPLKIHIYLSDDTNRKEVKELAKQFNVGYAGFENNKHAKSGNLNNALSMTNSPLVATFDADMIPYSKFLMETVPYFMEDFKVKDDPNHKHLGFIQTPQSFYNADIFQYNLFSENSIANEQDFFSREVNVLNNAHDTAIYTGSNTLILRQAIEEAGGFPTNTITEDFQLGAKINSCGYRSISTLEPMASGLTPTDFQSVLNQRVRWARGVIRSIYNLRILTNPNFKWNQKLVFLNSYLYWWSFFRRLLYVFAPILFTVFNIRVVDTDFWILMCFWLPSYFLLQSAMTSVSGEIRSQRWGEIQETIFAPYLVIPVFLESIGITEKKFKVTKKSVNKSRYELLFVVPHLIMLLLSLYGLVKFNYGKYGSELLYGSVITFWLLHHIVNLAYAVLFSLGRPIYRKFERFYAKEAMTITCLNHSYSLYTTNISEEGLSFFSEEPIYFPPDEWLNFDIQTEKNSVKVRGKIARVMEQSDGWLYGVWIEKPERANKQAYFQLVYDRSNQYLPKKHDVWLTPLDGLIDNFMHHFSIKKIAAPKKLSKFPIITLHESIEIQNTSVVLKEFDFQTMVIQSDSVDIMQKQMDVLYKNVLFKLTLSESDLSTGNYVYLVENIDELIEDSAFHSLLKDWRNKR; the protein is encoded by the coding sequence ATGAAAGATAATAAAAAGATACTTTATTTAGCAGCTGTTCTATTTTCAGTCATTTATTTAGTGTGGAGACTGTTCTTTACGTTACCTTTATCAGGATCATTATTTGCTCTTATTTTTGGTATAGCACTTTGGGTGAGTGAAGTCGTTTCAAATTTCACGGCATTTATTTTGATTTGGAGTAAGAGCAAAGAAAAAATATTGGAAAAACCGGTACTGGAAAATGAAGAATACCCGCATGTAGACGTAATAATAGCAACACACAATGAGGATGTAGATTTATTATACAAAACGGTTAATGCCTGTGTTCACATGGAATACCCTGATCCTTTAAAAATTCATATTTATTTATCTGATGATACCAATAGAAAAGAAGTTAAGGAATTGGCAAAACAATTCAATGTGGGATATGCAGGTTTTGAAAATAATAAGCATGCGAAATCAGGAAATCTGAATAATGCATTAAGTATGACGAATTCCCCATTAGTTGCAACGTTTGATGCTGATATGATTCCTTATTCAAAATTTTTAATGGAAACCGTTCCTTATTTTATGGAAGATTTCAAGGTTAAAGATGACCCTAATCATAAACACCTTGGTTTTATTCAAACCCCTCAAAGTTTTTACAATGCCGATATTTTTCAATATAATTTATTCTCAGAAAATTCAATAGCTAATGAACAAGATTTCTTTTCTAGAGAAGTAAATGTATTAAACAATGCACATGATACAGCTATATACACAGGTTCAAATACATTGATCCTAAGACAAGCGATTGAAGAGGCTGGCGGTTTTCCAACCAATACGATTACCGAAGACTTTCAATTAGGGGCAAAAATAAATAGTTGCGGCTATAGAAGTATTTCAACGCTTGAACCAATGGCCAGTGGGCTGACCCCAACTGATTTTCAAAGCGTCTTGAACCAGCGTGTAAGATGGGCACGCGGTGTTATCCGTAGTATCTATAATTTACGTATATTAACTAATCCTAATTTTAAATGGAATCAGAAATTGGTTTTTCTAAATAGTTATTTGTATTGGTGGTCATTTTTTAGGCGTCTTTTGTATGTATTTGCTCCAATTTTATTTACTGTATTCAACATTCGTGTAGTTGATACTGATTTTTGGATATTAATGTGTTTTTGGCTTCCTAGTTATTTTTTATTACAAAGTGCTATGACCAGCGTCTCGGGCGAAATAAGATCGCAACGTTGGGGAGAGATACAGGAAACGATCTTTGCACCTTATTTAGTAATACCTGTATTTTTAGAGTCTATTGGAATCACAGAAAAAAAATTCAAGGTTACGAAAAAGTCAGTGAACAAATCACGATATGAATTGTTATTTGTAGTTCCGCATCTAATAATGCTGCTCCTTTCACTTTACGGTTTAGTTAAATTTAACTATGGAAAATACGGTTCGGAATTATTGTATGGCAGTGTTATTACGTTCTGGTTATTACATCATATAGTGAATCTTGCATATGCCGTTTTATTCTCTCTAGGCCGGCCAATTTATCGTAAATTTGAAAGGTTTTATGCCAAAGAAGCGATGACAATAACTTGCTTAAACCATAGTTATTCGCTCTATACGACAAACATATCAGAAGAAGGGCTGTCATTCTTTTCTGAAGAACCAATTTATTTCCCGCCTGATGAATGGCTCAATTTTGACATACAAACAGAGAAAAATAGTGTAAAGGTTAGAGGGAAAATTGCCAGAGTGATGGAACAATCTGATGGGTGGCTATATGGCGTTTGGATTGAAAAACCGGAACGTGCTAATAAACAAGCCTATTTTCAATTGGTTTATGATCGAAGTAATCAATATTTGCCTAAGAAGCATGATGTGTGGCTAACACCTTTAGATGGTTTAATAGACAATTTTATGCACCATTTTTCAATTAAAAAAATAGCTGCTCCCAAAAAATTATCTAAATTTCCAATAATTACCCTGCATGAAAGCATTGAAATTCAGAATACTTCTGTAGTATTAAAAGAATTTGATTTTCAGACAATGGTTATACAAAGTGATAGTGTAGATATCATGCAGAAACAAATGGATGTTCTATATAAAAACGTACTGTTTAAACTTACGTTATCTGAGTCTGATTTAAGTACAGGGAATTATGTTTATTTGGTAGAGAATATAGATGAACTAATTGAGGATAGTGCTTTTCATAGCTTATTAAAGGATTGGAGAAACAAAAGATGA
- a CDS encoding bifunctional glycosyltransferase family 2/GtrA family protein, with protein MENIVIVIPSLEPDEKLLSLLETIRSRQSVTIPIVIVDDGSGIAFEKYFQIAKDKFDCIVLTHEQNFGKGRALKTAMNYVLKHFEKAKGIVTIDSDGQHRYKDMVFCVDAFNVHKDALIMGVRSFDGKVPFKSKFGNLLTRRIMKVITGIKLTDTQTGLRVIPRFFMEQLVNTSGDRFEYEMSMLLEAKKQQVRIVEVPIKTVYIEENQSSHFHALFDSIAIYAVFIKYLFSSVFSFFIDISIFSLIIYFIGESNFQAITIASYIARSISSLFNYLVNNYIVFKNGSSNSFIKYYGLVIIQTFISSLFVSLVHNVLMDFNPTLVKVVIDLLLFVISFYVQKKWVFHKVVK; from the coding sequence ATGGAAAATATAGTAATTGTCATACCATCTTTAGAGCCAGATGAAAAGCTCCTAAGCTTGTTGGAAACTATTAGATCAAGGCAATCAGTTACAATACCAATCGTGATTGTAGATGATGGGAGTGGCATTGCATTTGAAAAGTATTTTCAAATTGCAAAAGATAAATTTGACTGTATCGTTCTAACGCATGAACAGAATTTTGGTAAAGGACGAGCTTTAAAGACAGCTATGAACTATGTGTTGAAGCATTTTGAAAAGGCTAAAGGAATCGTCACGATTGACTCAGATGGACAACATCGATACAAGGATATGGTCTTTTGTGTTGATGCTTTTAATGTTCATAAAGATGCATTAATTATGGGAGTAAGAAGTTTTGATGGGAAGGTACCTTTTAAAAGTAAATTTGGAAATCTTCTAACAAGGAGAATAATGAAAGTCATAACAGGAATTAAATTAACAGATACTCAAACGGGATTAAGAGTTATTCCCCGTTTCTTTATGGAGCAGTTAGTAAATACTTCAGGTGACAGATTTGAGTACGAAATGAGCATGTTGTTGGAAGCGAAAAAGCAACAGGTACGTATTGTAGAAGTGCCCATTAAAACAGTTTACATTGAAGAAAATCAATCGTCTCATTTTCATGCTTTGTTCGATTCGATTGCTATTTATGCCGTTTTTATTAAATATCTTTTTTCATCTGTTTTTTCTTTTTTTATTGATATCAGTATTTTTTCTTTAATTATTTATTTTATAGGAGAAAGTAATTTTCAAGCTATCACGATAGCTTCGTATATTGCGCGCAGTATATCTTCATTATTTAATTATCTGGTAAACAATTATATCGTCTTTAAGAATGGTAGTTCTAATAGCTTTATTAAATACTATGGTCTAGTTATTATACAAACATTTATCTCAAGTTTATTCGTTTCATTGGTACATAATGTGCTAATGGATTTTAATCCTACGCTAGTAAAGGTAGTGATAGATTTATTACTATTTGTCATTAGTTTTTATGTTCAAAAAAAATGGGTTTTTCATAAGGTGGTCAAATGA
- a CDS encoding DUF1858 domain-containing protein: MKEISLGSSVYELVTAHPEIQHVLFDLGLKDIQTPGMLTTVGRYMTIPKGAKMKKVDLQVIIDQLEQLGFTIKE, encoded by the coding sequence ATGAAAGAAATCAGTTTAGGCTCTTCTGTTTACGAATTAGTTACCGCACATCCGGAAATCCAACATGTTTTATTTGACTTAGGTTTAAAAGATATTCAAACACCTGGCATGTTAACGACTGTGGGAAGGTATATGACTATTCCAAAGGGAGCAAAGATGAAAAAAGTTGATTTACAAGTCATTATTGATCAATTGGAACAATTAGGCTTTACCATTAAGGAGTGA